A single window of Anopheles moucheti chromosome 2, idAnoMoucSN_F20_07, whole genome shotgun sequence DNA harbors:
- the LOC128298441 gene encoding uncharacterized protein LOC128298441 translates to MEIKNSGELSALFEDPLRWIEWLQGKGLLKREQSCPKCSGAMKLKKVTAGDRVKWLCRRKACAATCSIRTASIFYDAKSSLATLTRLFYEWAAKSPVSRAMSETGLSRCAVLEWFRLLRDFLFDFEFDRTSRQIGGAGMTVEVDETKVVRRKYNIGRISSANKEWLVGGICRETGEIFLERVEARTQAVLHELIQRHVAPGTRILSDCWAGYNGLTGLGCEHATVNNSYNFVDPLQGDVHTQRIENVWRWLKHFLKQKGTNIQGSLEDYFAEYMFGKEHENNEFAALVAVIAQDKC, encoded by the coding sequence atggaaataaaaaacagtgGTGAATTAAGTGCACTGTTTGAAGATCCACTGCGATGGATCGAGTGGCTGCAGGGCAAGGGGCTCCTGAAGCGCGAGCAATCGTGCCCGAAGTGCAGTGGAGCCATGAAGCTGAAGAAAGTAACCGCCGGTGACCGGGTGAAGTGGCTGTGCCGCCGTAAGGCGTGTGCGGCTACCTGCAGTATCCGGACTGCATCGATATTTTACGACGCGAAAAGTAGCTTGGCTACTTTGACGCGTTTGTTTTACGAGTGGGCGGCAAAGTCGCCCGTGAGTCGCGCGATGAGCGAGACCGGGCTGAGCCGCTGCGCGGTCCTGGAGTGGTTCAGGCTGCTCCGCGATTTCTTGTTTGATTTCGAGTTTGATCGAACATCACGACAAATCGGCGGAGCAGGGATGACCGTCGAGGTAGACGAGACGAAGGTCGTCCGCCGCAAATACAACATCGGCCGGATCAGCAGCGCCAACAAGGAGTGGTTGGTTGGCGGTATTTGCCGGGAAACCGGCGAGATTTTCCTAGAGCGTGTGGAGGCCCGGACCCAGGCTGTGCTCCACGAGCTGATTCAACGGCACGTGGCACCTGGAACGCGCATCCTATCCGACTGCTGGGCGGGTTACAACGGTCTCACCGGGTTGGGGTGCGAGCACGCCACCGTCAACAATTCTTATAATTTCGTGGATCCGCTCCAGGGTGACGTACACACCCAGCGAATTGAGAATGTGTGGCGGTGGCTGAAGCACTTCCTAAAGCAGAAGGGCACCAACATACAAGGATCGTTGGAGGATTATTTTGCGGAGTATATGTTCGGCAAAGAGCACGAGAACAACGAATTTGCGGCCCTTGTTGCAGTCATTGCACAGGATAAGTGTTAA